Proteins from a genomic interval of Paenibacillus sp. 37:
- a CDS encoding SDR family oxidoreductase, which yields MTTKDKILVYGAGGVQGGAVASKLLKEGHAVHTIVRNSDKAAQLQEQGITAFVGDLTDASSLTPAHHGINKVFLVLPVDYDLERNRQFIRNTVDAAKKANVKLLVFNTSGFFTDDVTGVAAYDIKRELIAYVKQSGIPTIILQPTFYMENFLIPGVVDNQTLAYPVPADSAVAWISMEDAAAYSVYALNHPELAGETLPIVGPEALTGNQLAEQFSATLNRKIQFYSLPVEAFEEALSPMLGKETAKGLADSYKWLGLNSHFQLLPKPDQVSDELRSATPGTPLQEWVKQAVQNGFFAL from the coding sequence ATGACAACTAAGGATAAGATATTAGTATATGGAGCAGGCGGCGTACAAGGAGGAGCAGTCGCCAGCAAGCTTCTGAAAGAAGGACACGCCGTTCATACAATCGTAAGAAATTCGGACAAGGCCGCTCAGCTTCAAGAGCAGGGCATTACTGCCTTTGTTGGCGATCTAACAGATGCTAGCAGCCTAACTCCTGCTCATCACGGTATCAACAAAGTATTCCTGGTGCTGCCGGTGGACTACGACTTGGAGCGTAATCGACAATTCATCCGTAATACCGTCGATGCTGCCAAAAAAGCCAATGTTAAACTCCTTGTTTTTAATACCAGCGGTTTCTTTACAGATGATGTTACAGGTGTTGCTGCTTATGATATTAAGAGAGAATTGATCGCTTATGTGAAGCAAAGTGGCATTCCGACTATTATCCTACAACCTACATTTTATATGGAAAACTTCCTTATTCCCGGCGTTGTAGACAACCAAACACTGGCTTACCCTGTACCTGCTGATTCTGCAGTCGCATGGATTAGTATGGAAGATGCAGCCGCTTACAGCGTATATGCACTTAACCACCCAGAACTGGCAGGGGAGACATTGCCTATCGTAGGACCTGAGGCGCTAACTGGAAATCAGCTGGCAGAGCAATTTAGCGCCACATTAAATCGAAAAATACAGTTTTATTCTCTCCCCGTGGAAGCGTTCGAAGAAGCATTATCTCCAATGCTAGGCAAGGAAACAGCAAAAGGCCTCGCCGACTCCTACAAATGGCTTGGATTAAATTCTCATTTTCAATTACTTCCCAAGCCAGACCAGGTCAGCGACGAGTTGCGTTCTGCTACACCGGGCACTCCACTCCAAGAGTGGGTGAAACAAGCTGTACAGAATGGATTTTTCGCACTATAA
- a CDS encoding helix-turn-helix domain-containing protein: protein MDNQDSHCSQCPVEFTVNMIGGKYKLLILHNLSLLGVRRFNELRKGFPNITQRTLTRQLRELENDGLINRQVYSEIPPKVEYSLSETGKSLHSILYQIEEWGLNYIANNPKNS, encoded by the coding sequence GTGGATAATCAAGACTCACATTGCTCGCAATGCCCGGTTGAATTTACAGTCAATATGATTGGGGGCAAGTATAAGCTGCTTATTCTGCACAACCTTTCGCTTCTCGGCGTAAGACGGTTTAATGAATTAAGAAAAGGATTTCCCAATATTACGCAGCGTACACTCACTCGCCAGCTGCGTGAGCTCGAAAACGATGGGCTGATTAACCGACAAGTGTATTCTGAAATTCCACCCAAGGTAGAGTATTCTTTGTCAGAGACCGGGAAGAGCCTTCATTCTATACTTTATCAGATAGAGGAATGGGGCTTAAATTATATCGCAAATAATCCAAAAAATTCATAG
- a CDS encoding response regulator, with product MLKLLIVDDEPIILEGLRDMIEEEKTAFRQIITARDSIEALERIELVRPDLIITDIHMPEIDGLELIRRAQQKDIKRFIILTGHDVFDYARTAVKLQVIEYLLKPINQVELAEVLRRTACELIQEREILEVSGNSPEEMGTSQNEHIKLLKAYIEQSYMKDISLSDAAEYLNLHPVYLGQIFKRETGNTFVQYINQVRIGKAKDMMASMKNLSLDTIARMVGYENQRTFYKVFRKFNNETPGQFRDRKVQSDSNSLFF from the coding sequence ATGCTCAAACTACTGATTGTGGATGATGAGCCAATAATTCTGGAAGGTCTGCGAGACATGATTGAGGAAGAAAAGACAGCGTTCAGGCAAATCATAACGGCTCGTGATAGCATCGAAGCGCTGGAACGAATAGAACTTGTCCGTCCGGATTTAATCATTACGGATATCCATATGCCAGAGATAGACGGTCTGGAGCTGATTCGGCGAGCGCAGCAAAAAGATATAAAGCGCTTCATTATCCTAACTGGGCACGATGTATTCGACTATGCACGCACAGCTGTTAAATTGCAGGTGATAGAGTATTTACTTAAGCCAATTAACCAGGTGGAGTTAGCTGAGGTTCTAAGAAGAACAGCATGTGAACTGATTCAAGAACGTGAAATTTTGGAAGTGTCTGGCAATTCTCCTGAAGAAATGGGTACCTCGCAGAACGAACATATTAAACTGCTAAAAGCCTATATAGAGCAAAGTTACATGAAGGATATTTCTTTATCTGATGCGGCGGAATACCTGAATTTGCATCCAGTGTACCTTGGACAGATCTTTAAGCGGGAAACCGGAAATACTTTCGTGCAATATATAAACCAGGTAAGGATAGGTAAGGCTAAGGATATGATGGCTAGCATGAAGAATTTGTCTCTGGATACGATAGCCAGAATGGTAGGGTATGAGAACCAGCGGACTTTTTATAAAGTGTTTCGCAAATTTAATAATGAAACTCCGGGACAGTTCAGAGACCGGAAAGTGCAATCAGACTCGAATTCTCTATTTTTTTAA
- a CDS encoding sensor histidine kinase has protein sequence MRIRTKMYLGYILLIVLPFLFFALFSYIQLYDKMLTQYQLANQQNLEQTASNLDSSLAKLESLTSVYQNNAALIDFLQGGFVDDRDLIYSYLKEINPAFSFAYLADPLVQNLTVYPKYQKRLLEAPGFQNYRDIGRFLTPDEIGELRPAQGLWKQSFDPAAPALSYFQKLYSNSYITDLGIIQISVDPAMLDQFVSALTQVHPDNAIMVLDRQGKMVSYVTNTKLSDEQIRSIIQLFGNESLGGFLADHDRLLINSVHIPKLGLTIIEVNKRAALFEFLRVKQLWVACGLALLALLSALYFWIVSSLTKRIVRLSRHMRRVEPEFLNNPVKGKAGKDEIGFLITNYNEMISRMDELVNHVQKVEMLKKEADFKMLQAQIQPHFLYNTLETMRMLARSNKDYKVAEMALSLGNLFRYSLSKSEHTTLRDELDHVSTYIAIHQIRMSDLEVELQVEETLLSLPCPRFILQPLVENSMIHGLSRNRGSKRITLRIERKHGYVWIEVADNGSGISEQQIKFLQRLLEGSITKHESQHKTTGIGLSNVAERVKAYYGKESSLGIISTPGKETVCCLKLLLKEEYSNAQTTDCG, from the coding sequence ATGCGTATACGTACAAAAATGTACTTGGGTTACATTCTCCTCATTGTGCTTCCATTTCTGTTCTTCGCTCTGTTCTCCTATATTCAGCTGTATGACAAAATGCTCACTCAATATCAACTTGCAAACCAGCAAAATTTGGAGCAGACTGCATCCAATCTGGATTCAAGCCTGGCTAAGCTGGAATCACTTACTTCGGTTTATCAAAACAATGCAGCTTTAATTGACTTTTTGCAAGGAGGGTTTGTGGATGACCGTGATTTAATCTACTCGTATTTAAAAGAAATTAATCCAGCATTTTCGTTTGCTTATCTGGCAGATCCTTTAGTGCAAAATCTTACAGTTTATCCCAAGTATCAGAAACGGCTATTGGAGGCTCCCGGTTTTCAGAACTATCGTGATATAGGGAGATTCCTAACTCCTGATGAAATTGGAGAGTTGCGTCCAGCCCAGGGACTATGGAAGCAATCTTTCGATCCTGCCGCTCCGGCACTGAGTTATTTCCAGAAGCTGTACAGTAATTCCTATATTACTGATCTAGGTATTATTCAGATAAGTGTTGACCCTGCAATGTTAGATCAATTCGTGTCGGCCTTGACTCAAGTACATCCGGATAATGCAATAATGGTGCTTGATCGTCAAGGAAAGATGGTTAGCTATGTCACGAATACGAAGCTGTCAGATGAGCAAATACGCTCCATTATCCAGCTGTTTGGTAATGAATCCTTGGGAGGATTTCTTGCCGACCATGATCGACTGTTGATTAATTCTGTTCATATTCCAAAGCTGGGGCTAACGATTATCGAGGTGAATAAACGGGCAGCTTTATTTGAATTCCTGAGGGTAAAGCAGTTATGGGTAGCTTGCGGTTTGGCGCTGCTCGCCTTGCTGTCCGCTCTGTACTTTTGGATCGTCTCTTCGCTAACCAAACGAATCGTCCGGCTCTCGCGTCATATGCGCAGAGTGGAGCCAGAGTTCCTGAACAACCCCGTTAAGGGGAAAGCTGGGAAAGACGAAATCGGCTTCCTAATCACGAACTATAATGAAATGATCAGCCGCATGGATGAATTAGTAAACCATGTTCAAAAGGTGGAGATGCTTAAGAAAGAAGCAGATTTCAAAATGCTGCAGGCACAAATTCAACCCCATTTTCTATATAATACCCTAGAAACGATGCGAATGCTTGCCAGATCAAATAAGGATTATAAAGTAGCAGAGATGGCTCTTTCTCTCGGTAATTTGTTCCGCTACAGTCTGTCAAAGTCGGAACATACGACGCTTCGAGATGAGCTAGATCATGTAAGCACCTATATCGCAATACATCAAATCCGTATGAGTGACCTTGAGGTGGAGCTCCAGGTAGAGGAAACGCTATTATCGTTGCCTTGTCCCAGATTTATCCTGCAGCCGCTGGTGGAGAACAGTATGATCCATGGTTTGTCCAGGAACAGGGGCAGCAAGCGGATTACGTTGCGGATAGAAAGAAAACATGGATATGTGTGGATTGAGGTAGCCGACAACGGTTCCGGGATATCGGAGCAGCAGATAAAGTTTCTTCAGCGGCTGCTGGAGGGCAGTATCACCAAGCATGAATCGCAGCATAAGACGACAGGCATCGGGCTTAGTAATGTGGCTGAACGGGTCAAAGCATATTACGGTAAAGAATCATCGCTTGGAATAATAAGTACTCCCGGCAAAGAGACGGTTTGTTGCCTTAAACTGCTGCTGAAGGAGGAATACTCCAATGCTCAAACTACTGATTGTGGATGA